In Marasmius oreades isolate 03SP1 chromosome 3, whole genome shotgun sequence, a single window of DNA contains:
- a CDS encoding uncharacterized protein (CAZy:GH18): MTPNLMRILSFLSTVAFVLVHATQVMHRPDKYKESPNVYKTEANPKTNTVQKRATGKVQFAYFVNWGIYPAYNFQPTDIDPSMVTHILYSFADVSPATGAVSLTDLYADQDKRFPTDSWNDSGNNLYGCLKQLYLLKLANRQLKVLLSIGGWTYSQNGHFSFVTNPASRANFVQSAVQLIEDYGLDGIDIDFEYPSSSAEGQGFADLVSEIRKAFDDLANRKGDLTPYLLSAAVAAGAANNANLNIQQMDSGLNYWNLMAYDYAGSWLNYSDNQANLYGGQRTGVNTDQAISYYLSSGATASKITMGIPLYGRAFENTNGLGQPYSGIGPGSVESGVYNYNALPLAGSQVSENTTDVSSYSYDSAKKELVSYDTPNIVKIKAQYVKNKGLAGTMYWQLATDKKGQDSLVLTSVNVLGALDQTENHIKFPSSKWDNIKNNMGASTGGGGGGSGGSGCTGVAAWISTTAYTGGQSVTYNGHLYVAKWWTQNEVPGKAEVWTDGGVC; the protein is encoded by the exons ATGACACCAAATCTCATGCGAATcctctcttttctttccaccGTCGCTTTCGTTCTCGTTCATGCCACTCAGGTTATGCACAGACCAGACAAGTACAAGGAATCACCGAATGTTTACAAAACTGAAGCTAATCCCAAGACCAATACTGTTCAAAAGCGAGCCACCGGGAAAGTCCAGTTTGCTTACTTTGTGAACTGGGGTATCTATCCCGCTTATAACTTCC AACCAACCGACATCGATCCGTCAATGGTCACGC ATATTCTCTACTCTTTTGCCGATGTGAGTCCTGCAACCGGAGCAGTTTCGCTCACGGATCTGTATGCAGACCAAGAT AAACGTTTTCCAACCGACTCTTGGAATGATTCAGGTAACAACCTCTATGGTTGTCTCAAGCAACT GTACCTATTGAAACTGGCGAATCGTCAGTTGAAAGTCCTGCTGTCTATTGGTGGATGGACGTACTCTCAGAATG GCCATTTTAGTTTTGTTACCAACCCAGCTAGTCGGGCAAATTTTGTCCAGAGTGCGGTTCAACTTATCGAAGATTACGGTCTAGACGGAAT TGATATCGACTTTGAATATCCGTCCAGCTCTGCCGAGGGACAGGGTTTCGCGGATTTGGTATCTGAAATACGAAAAGCCTTCGATGATCTGGCAAATCGCAAGGGCGATTTAACACCTTACCTTCTTTCTGCAGCTGTGGCGGCTGGTGCAGCAAACAATGCCAACCTAAACATTCAGCAAATGGACTCTGGCCTGAACTATTGGAATCTCATG GCTTATGATTATGCTGGATCTTGGCTTAACTACTCCGATAACCAAGCCAACCTTTACGGGGGGCAACGAACAGGCGTAAACACTGATCAGGCAATCAGCTACTATCTTTCGTCTGGGGCCACTGCGAGCAAAATCACTATGG GCATTCCACTCTATGGAAGGGCCTTCGAGAATACCAACGGCCTCGGTCAGCCCTACTCTGGG ATTGGCCCCGGGTCTGTTGAATCTGGCGTTTACAACTACAATGCACTGCCTC TTGCTGGTTCTCAAGTCTCCGAAAACACCACAGACGTATCAAGTTATTCTTACGACTCTGCGAAGAAGGAACTTGTATCTTACGACACACCAAACATAGTAAAGATCAAGGCGCAATATGTTAAGAATAAAGGACTTGCAGGTACAATGTATTGGCAACTTGCCACGGACAAGAAAGGGCAAGACTCATTAGTTCTCACATCGGTGAATGTCTTGGGTGCCTTAGACCAGACTGAGAACCACATTAA GTTCCCGAGTAGCAAATGGGACAACATAAAGAATAACATGGGCGCCTctactggtggtggtggtggtggtagtggtggCAGTGGTTGCACTGGGGTAGCTGCTTGGATTTCAACT ACTGCTTACACTGGTGGGCAATCTGTTACATATA ATGGTCACCTCTATGTTGCAAAATGGTGGACTCAGAATGAGGTTCCTGGCAAAG CTGAAGTATGGACTGATGGAGGGGTTTGCTAG
- the SPG1 gene encoding septum-promoting GTP-binding protein 1 (BUSCO:EOG092644X6), which produces MSHSASSSISATLTASGSSLSNPNLEISNEEKNSVVIKVGMVGDSQIGKTSLMVKYVEGSFDEDYIQTLGVNFMEKTISVRRTTITFSIWDLGGQREFVNMLPLVCNDAVAILFMFDLSRKSTLNSVKEWYRQARGFNKTAIPFLIGTKFDQFATFPRDEQEEITKQAKRFARAMHASLIFCSTSASINVQKIFKIVLAKAFDLKCVIPEIEGVGEPILIYVDV; this is translated from the exons ATGTCCCATTCAGCGTCCTCCTCAATATCGGCAACCCTGACGGCCAGCGGTAGCTCCCTTTCCAATCCGAACCTTGAAATTAGTAACGAAGAGAAGAATAG TGTTGTCATCAAGGTGGGAATGGTTGGGGACTCTCAGATCGGGAAGACAAGTCTCATGGTGAAATACGTGGAGGGAAGTTTTGACGAAGACTACATCCAGACGCTGG GCGTTAATTTCATGGAGAAAACTATCTCCGTTAGAAGAACGACTATCACATTTTCTATATGGGATCTTGGAGGACAACGAGAATTCGTAAATATGCTGCCACTTGTATGCAACGATGCCGTTGCGATTCTATTCATGTTCGATCTCTCACGCAAATCGACGTTGAATTCGGTGAAGGAATGGTATCGGCAAGCAAGAGGGTTCAACAAG ACTGCAATACCGTTCTTGATAGGTACCAAATTTGATCAGTTCGCCACATTTCCTCGAGATGAACAAGAGGAAATCACGAAACAG GCAAAACGGTTTGCTCGCGCGATGCATGCATCATTAATATTTTGCTCGACCTCGGCATCAATAAACGTACAAAAGATTTTCAAGATCGTGCTAGCTAAAGCCTTCGACCTCAAATGCGTCATTCCGGAGATCGAAGGGGTAGGAGAACCTATCTTGATCTACGTGGATGTATAG